Below is a window of Vulpes lagopus strain Blue_001 chromosome 13, ASM1834538v1, whole genome shotgun sequence DNA.
gcgccaaaccgctgcgccacccagggatccccttttttttaaacttttgatagaattcgcCTGAGAAGCCAGTTGTCCCTGTCTTTTATGTCTCTGGAGTTTGATGATGACTGCATCACGTTCTAACCTGGATATTAGTCCGTTAAGGTTCTCTGTCATCTCATATCACAGTTTTGGAAATTTGTGGTGAGGGTAAGGGTGGTGGTTAGGCTTAGAGGAAGGGGTTAGGGGTTcggggttagggttcgggttcaggttcGGATTGGGGCtcgggttagggttctggttccGGTTTGGGATTAGGGTTCAGGATTGGGTTCAGGTTCGGGCTTGGTTTAGGGTTCAGGTTCAGGctagggttcggttagggttcaGGTTTGGGTTcagggttggggttaggggttTGAGTTTGGGTTCGAGGTTAGGGGTCGGGTTAGGGGTTCGGGTTTCGGTTAGAGTTCGGGTTTGGGTTCCAGTTCAGTTTAGAATTTGGGTTCGGGTTTGGGTTCAGGGTTTGGGGTTAGGCTTACGGTTAGAGTTCGAGATAGGGTTCAGGATAGGATTCGAGTTCGGGatagggtttagggtttagggttcggtttcgGGATAGGGCTTGGGTCCAGGTTTGggatagggtttagggttagggttcaggttccggttcgggttagggttccaGTTctggttcaggttagggttagggtatgggttagggaatgggttggGGTACTAGTTATGGTatggattagggtatgggttagggtacgggtttatggtacaggttagggtacgggttagaggttagggtagggtgagggtacaggttagggtatgggttagggtatgaGTTAGGATACGGTTTTTTGTACCCCATTTTTTGTCTTCAAGCCCACCATATCTGGGGTGGCACCTGCCTGCACGTCTGAACCGTGCACCATCCTGTAGCTGGACACGTTGCAccgggagggtggggagggagttccATCGCTGGGGGGGAGGTTTGATGATGGCCTGGCCGGGAGGGGGTCCGGGCGGCTCAGGCCGGGCGACTGGGCCCGGGGAGGCCGGCTCCTCCACCCTGGGCGGTGGCTCAGAGGccggagaagggaggagaggcccgggcgccggggacactggctccaggcccaggggcctcGTGGGGAACTCCTCAGGTCCCGCTGGAAAGAGGCCGACGGGGTCAGCGTCTCCAGCAGGCTGTGTGTCCCccgctgggggccccgggggtccTCACGGCTCCCGCGTGGCCCCCCCCGGCCTGACCCTGTGCTCAGCCCCCCACACTGCTGCCCGGGCCCTGCAGTGGGtacccgcccgcccgcccgcccagccctggcctggggtCCCCGAGGttggagcagaagaggagagccccagagatgaggacgggggccccgggggctctgTCCCCTGTGGGCGGCCCCAGCAGGCCGAGtcgggaggggccggggccctgAGCCCACCTGGCGGGGGCAGGTCGCACCGCATCCTGCGGAGCTGGGTCATGGAGGCCCGAAGGTGTCTGAGCACCGCCTCgtcctccagggcccagggctgggccagagaGTCCTGGAGGAACTCCCGGAGCCCTTCCAGGGGCAGCTTCAGGAGGCGCTCTGGGCGGTGGGCGAGAGTCAGACCCAGAGGGCCCCGccctggggcccccggggcccccaggccaGCGGCTGGGGTCCCGCTGTGCCCAGGAGCGCCGCGGGCAGTGCGCTGGCCGGGGTGGCCCCTGCCCGCTGCTCCACTCGGGGAGCCCCGCTGCACCCGCCTGCCCCgccgtccccccaccccaggtctggGTGCTGCTCAGAGCCCAGGGTcaccgcccctgccccccgcccccggcacaCCTGGGCTCCCGGGGGCTCACTTACTCCTGTGCACCTTGAGGATGGTATAGG
It encodes the following:
- the LOC121474593 gene encoding vegetative cell wall protein gp1-like; the protein is MAYTILKVHRKRLLKLPLEGLREFLQDSLAQPWALEDEAVLRHLRASMTQLRRMRCDLPPPAGPEEFPTRPLGLEPVSPAPGPLLPSPASEPPPRVEEPASPGPVARPEPPGPPPGQAIIKPPPQRWNSLPTLPYPNPFPNPYPNPNLNQNWNPNPNRNLNPNPKPYPKPGPKPYPETEP